From one Luteipulveratus mongoliensis genomic stretch:
- a CDS encoding TIGR02611 family protein: MSDHKTYHEPEALISAKEDRFAWRRKIKSNPTTRVIYRVVVALVGLAIVAVGIAAIPLPGPGWLIVFLGLGVWASEFDWAARLLEWVKGKVSAWTKWLGHQAWWVKGLVGIGTLLLLLAIVWAMFALSGVPGFFPDSIEDRLKDVPGIG, from the coding sequence GTGAGCGACCACAAGACCTACCACGAGCCCGAGGCGCTGATCAGCGCCAAGGAGGACCGCTTCGCCTGGCGACGCAAGATCAAGTCGAACCCGACGACGCGTGTCATCTACCGCGTGGTGGTCGCTCTGGTCGGCCTGGCCATCGTTGCCGTGGGTATCGCGGCCATCCCGCTGCCCGGTCCCGGTTGGCTGATCGTGTTCCTCGGTCTCGGCGTCTGGGCGTCGGAGTTCGACTGGGCCGCAAGGCTGCTCGAGTGGGTCAAGGGCAAGGTCTCGGCCTGGACCAAGTGGCTCGGTCATCAGGCCTGGTGGGTCAAGGGGCTGGTCGGGATCGGCACGCTGCTGCTGCTCCTCGCCATCGTCTGGGCCATGTTCGCGTTGAGCGGCGTGCCCGGATTCTTCCCCGACTCCATCGAGGACCGACTGAAGGACGTGCCCGGCATCGGCTGA
- a CDS encoding nucleotidyltransferase family protein, which produces MTAGILLAAGAGRRFGGPKALVEIDGEPMVLRALRALREGTVDPVLVVVGAHAAEVSALLAGATAVVINPDWDEGMSSSLRAGLNAVERLDPRPDAVLLHLVDLPWVGAEAVRRLSAVAGPEVIARAAYDGVPGHPVVIGREHWAAVAAGATGDKGARSWLAGRSDVLLVECGDIARGQDVDTPADLER; this is translated from the coding sequence ATGACAGCCGGAATCCTGTTGGCAGCAGGCGCAGGTCGCCGCTTCGGAGGCCCAAAGGCCCTGGTCGAGATCGACGGCGAACCCATGGTCCTGCGGGCGTTGCGCGCCCTGCGGGAGGGCACGGTCGACCCGGTTCTGGTGGTGGTCGGAGCGCACGCTGCGGAGGTGAGCGCTCTCCTGGCCGGTGCGACAGCCGTAGTCATCAACCCGGACTGGGACGAGGGCATGTCGAGCTCGTTGCGCGCCGGCCTGAACGCTGTCGAGCGGCTCGACCCGCGACCGGACGCGGTGCTGCTGCACCTGGTCGACCTGCCCTGGGTAGGTGCCGAGGCCGTACGACGACTGTCCGCCGTTGCGGGACCTGAGGTCATCGCACGAGCGGCGTACGACGGTGTGCCGGGTCATCCGGTCGTCATCGGTCGCGAGCACTGGGCTGCCGTCGCCGCCGGTGCGACCGGCGACAAAGGTGCGCGGTCGTGGCTGGCCGGTCGGTCGGACGTCCTGCTGGTCGAGTGCGGTGACATCGCTCGCGGCCAGGACGTTGACACCCCCGCAGATCTGGAGCGATGA
- a CDS encoding TetR/AcrR family transcriptional regulator — protein sequence MTETRRPYAGESREDREAARRAKLVAAGISTFGAVGYREATVGGICASAGLNKRYFYESFGSLEDLLCAVYADVVADLRRAVLAGGGVDPVAVLRGFVDGFLGWAQANPLQARVHLFEVLGVSARVDELYRSHARSVGDELCDRLAATIPELELAPGQRRFIGDAMVGAGLQIAVDWVLSDYQPPREELLDQLEGVVGSLLPT from the coding sequence GTGACCGAGACGAGGAGGCCGTACGCCGGCGAGAGCCGCGAGGACCGCGAGGCGGCCCGGCGCGCGAAGCTCGTCGCAGCCGGGATCTCAACCTTCGGGGCGGTCGGCTACCGAGAGGCAACGGTCGGCGGTATCTGCGCGAGTGCGGGCCTCAACAAGCGTTACTTCTACGAGTCCTTCGGCTCCCTCGAGGACCTGCTGTGTGCGGTGTACGCCGATGTTGTCGCCGACCTTCGGCGCGCAGTGCTCGCCGGTGGCGGTGTGGATCCCGTGGCCGTGCTGCGCGGGTTCGTCGACGGCTTCCTCGGCTGGGCGCAGGCCAACCCACTGCAGGCGCGGGTCCACCTCTTCGAGGTGCTGGGAGTCAGTGCGCGCGTCGATGAGCTGTACCGCTCACACGCACGGTCCGTGGGAGATGAGCTGTGCGACCGGCTTGCCGCGACGATCCCGGAGCTCGAGCTGGCGCCTGGTCAGCGACGTTTCATCGGCGACGCCATGGTGGGAGCCGGTCTGCAGATCGCGGTCGACTGGGTGCTCAGCGACTACCAACCACCGCGCGAGGAGCTGCTCGACCAGCTCGAGGGCGTCGTCGGCTCGCTGCTGCCGACCTGA
- a CDS encoding Lrp/AsnC family transcriptional regulator, with product MSLQSGPPRQNPRPRESFVRPRQIDDLDRAIVELLIADGRLSNAEVARRVGLPESTCAGRIRALRESDVIAGIHADVDHVALGRPIEAMVALRFAGHTRGSMDSFRERIAAIPGVIAAYHVAGADDFLVHVTAPSSDGLRDLVLDHLTSVEGVGHAQTSIVFERIPGARPVG from the coding sequence ATGTCTCTTCAGTCAGGTCCTCCGCGGCAGAATCCACGGCCGCGCGAGTCCTTCGTCCGACCCCGTCAGATCGATGACCTCGACCGCGCCATCGTCGAGCTCCTGATCGCGGACGGACGCCTGTCCAATGCTGAGGTCGCCCGCAGAGTTGGACTGCCCGAGTCGACGTGTGCCGGCCGGATCCGCGCCCTCCGCGAGAGTGATGTCATCGCCGGAATCCACGCCGACGTCGATCACGTTGCGCTGGGGAGGCCGATCGAGGCGATGGTGGCGCTGCGTTTCGCCGGGCACACCCGCGGGTCCATGGACTCATTCCGTGAGCGGATCGCGGCCATCCCCGGCGTCATCGCGGCTTATCACGTCGCCGGCGCGGACGACTTCCTGGTTCATGTCACGGCGCCGTCGAGTGACGGACTGCGCGACCTGGTCCTGGACCACTTGACGTCAGTCGAGGGTGTCGGTCACGCACAGACGAGCATCGTCTTCGAACGCATTCCTGGCGCGCGACCCGTGGGCTGA
- a CDS encoding putative quinol monooxygenase — protein MIFITAKFRIRPEYADQWPDITRDFTEATRAEPGNLWFDWSRSVDDPHTYVLVEAFQDDAAAAHVQSDHFKKAQQTLPKHLVETPQIVNFAVPGEDWSELGEMTVD, from the coding sequence TTGATCTTCATCACCGCAAAATTCCGTATCCGCCCGGAGTACGCCGACCAGTGGCCTGACATCACGCGCGACTTCACCGAGGCGACCCGCGCAGAGCCTGGCAACCTCTGGTTCGACTGGTCGCGCAGCGTCGACGACCCGCACACCTATGTCCTGGTCGAGGCGTTCCAGGACGACGCTGCCGCGGCTCACGTGCAGTCCGACCACTTCAAGAAGGCGCAGCAGACGCTGCCGAAGCACCTGGTCGAGACCCCGCAGATCGTGAACTTCGCCGTGCCAGGCGAGGACTGGTCCGAGCTGGGCGAGATGACCGTCGACTGA
- a CDS encoding ArsR/SmtB family transcription factor — MVVRIEMSQERLRRSRFALSPAFEMVGTLRAHGMSAPPPHLAERLDRARQLMPEHLNLLTDLVPALAGYAADFLTPLPDRFEATADQVCEAIAMTPVETISYQLDIGFRGRQVHPHVRAVFASASAYDAWRHPLPESVRRLLASGGPRAVAHAAAEAAAAYLDVVIGPDWPQVRSLLQDDITYRVDRMAAHGPQALLEDLGDEVHLDPDALVLDRPYDLLVCWAGDGLLMVPSASHQGPVQFIAEEPDTPVVIYGARGTGALWEAPPAHDDALADLVGQTRAVLLERLIEPTSTARLSRECGWSEANVSYHLGILLRAGLVEKRRRGRLVHYRRTALGTGLAAARSGRSDVGRTATGG; from the coding sequence GTGGTGGTCCGGATCGAGATGTCGCAGGAGCGGCTTCGGCGTTCGCGGTTCGCGCTGTCGCCTGCCTTCGAGATGGTCGGGACCCTCCGCGCGCATGGGATGTCGGCCCCGCCGCCGCACCTTGCCGAGCGGCTGGACCGCGCGAGACAGCTGATGCCAGAGCACCTCAACCTGCTCACCGATCTCGTCCCGGCTCTTGCCGGTTATGCCGCGGACTTCCTCACGCCCTTGCCCGACCGTTTCGAGGCCACCGCCGACCAGGTCTGTGAAGCCATTGCGATGACGCCGGTCGAGACGATCAGCTACCAGCTCGACATCGGCTTCCGTGGTCGGCAGGTCCATCCGCACGTCCGGGCGGTCTTTGCCTCCGCATCGGCGTACGACGCCTGGCGCCACCCGCTGCCCGAGTCCGTACGACGACTGCTCGCCTCAGGCGGACCGCGAGCCGTCGCGCACGCCGCTGCCGAAGCCGCAGCCGCCTATCTCGACGTCGTCATCGGGCCGGACTGGCCGCAGGTGCGCAGCCTGCTCCAGGACGACATCACCTACCGCGTCGACCGGATGGCCGCGCACGGACCGCAGGCGCTGCTGGAGGACCTGGGCGATGAGGTGCACCTCGATCCGGACGCCCTGGTGCTCGATCGGCCCTATGACTTGCTGGTCTGCTGGGCCGGCGACGGTCTGCTGATGGTGCCGAGCGCCTCTCACCAAGGACCCGTGCAGTTCATCGCCGAGGAGCCGGACACGCCGGTCGTGATCTATGGCGCCCGCGGCACCGGCGCCCTGTGGGAGGCGCCGCCCGCGCATGACGACGCCCTGGCCGATCTGGTCGGACAGACTCGCGCGGTGCTGCTCGAGCGTCTCATCGAACCGACTTCCACGGCTCGGCTGAGCCGTGAGTGCGGCTGGTCGGAGGCAAACGTGTCCTACCACCTCGGCATCCTGCTGCGCGCGGGCCTGGTCGAGAAGCGGCGGCGTGGACGGCTCGTCCACTACCGGCGTACGGCACTGGGCACCGGGCTGGCGGCTGCGAGAAGCGGCCGATCTGATGTCGGTCGAACGGCCACCGGCGGGTAG
- a CDS encoding glycerol-3-phosphate dehydrogenase/oxidase, which yields MPHLNADDAALTAARRARDLAELSTAEALDVLVIGGGFTGVGVALDAASRGLTVALVERRDLASGTSSWSSKLAHGGLRYLSKLDVPIAWESAVERGHLMTDIAPHLVRPMPMLLPLHRGISRMDAAFVGAAFVAGDVLRMSARTSVSLLPHPSRVSADQVRQMAPATTDDRLRGGLLSWDGQLIDDARVVVTIARTAAAYGARIITYASVTAIEPGQVQVTDELTGQRHTIHAKQVINAAGVWADTLSEEVELAPSKGSHLLVRAERLGQPTAAITAPVPGHFGRFVFAVPWHDDLVMIGLTDDPHAGAIPDRARPDDDERTFLLDTINTVLEEDLTPDDIVGSYAGFRPLLKGRGDSSADLSRKHALLRDSRTGALTIVGGKLTAYRRMAEDAVDAAVEAADLTARPCRTKNLPLVGAGTPAAGLSDRLVRRYGTDAATVAAYSIDNPYLEKPVRAGIPLSGAEIRFAVEHELAVTVADVVDRRTRWGLVDADRADLVAAVRKHAPELMDTDQEEG from the coding sequence ATGCCTCATCTCAACGCAGACGACGCCGCGCTCACCGCCGCTCGTCGAGCACGAGACCTCGCCGAGCTCTCCACAGCGGAGGCGCTCGACGTCCTGGTGATCGGTGGTGGTTTCACCGGAGTCGGTGTCGCGTTGGACGCCGCCTCCCGCGGGCTGACCGTCGCTCTGGTGGAGCGGCGGGACCTCGCGTCCGGCACGAGCAGCTGGAGCTCCAAGCTCGCCCACGGCGGCCTGCGCTACCTGAGCAAGTTGGACGTCCCCATCGCCTGGGAGTCAGCGGTCGAGCGCGGCCACCTGATGACCGACATCGCACCACACCTGGTCCGGCCGATGCCGATGCTGCTGCCACTGCACCGCGGCATCAGCCGCATGGACGCCGCCTTTGTCGGTGCGGCGTTCGTGGCCGGTGACGTGCTCCGGATGTCGGCCCGTACGTCGGTGTCCCTCCTCCCCCATCCGAGCCGCGTGTCCGCAGACCAGGTCCGCCAGATGGCGCCGGCGACCACCGATGACCGGTTGCGAGGTGGACTGCTCAGCTGGGACGGCCAGCTGATCGACGACGCCCGCGTCGTCGTGACGATCGCCCGGACCGCAGCGGCGTACGGGGCACGGATCATCACCTACGCGAGCGTGACCGCCATCGAGCCCGGCCAGGTGCAGGTCACCGACGAGCTCACCGGCCAGCGGCACACCATCCATGCGAAGCAGGTCATCAACGCAGCAGGTGTGTGGGCCGACACGCTCTCCGAGGAGGTCGAGCTCGCCCCGAGCAAGGGATCGCACCTGCTGGTGCGCGCCGAACGCCTGGGCCAACCGACTGCCGCGATCACCGCGCCGGTGCCGGGTCATTTCGGCCGGTTCGTCTTCGCGGTTCCGTGGCACGACGACCTGGTCATGATCGGTCTCACGGACGACCCGCACGCCGGAGCGATCCCCGACCGTGCGAGGCCCGACGACGACGAGCGCACGTTCCTGCTCGACACCATCAACACTGTCCTGGAGGAGGACCTCACCCCGGACGACATCGTGGGCAGCTACGCCGGATTCCGCCCGCTGCTCAAGGGCCGTGGTGACTCCAGTGCCGACCTCTCGCGCAAGCACGCGCTCCTTCGCGACTCGCGCACCGGCGCCCTGACGATCGTCGGCGGCAAGCTGACGGCATACCGGCGTATGGCGGAGGACGCCGTCGATGCCGCCGTCGAGGCCGCAGACCTCACCGCCAGGCCCTGCCGGACCAAGAACCTCCCACTCGTCGGTGCTGGCACACCAGCCGCCGGGCTGTCCGACCGACTCGTACGCCGCTACGGCACGGACGCGGCGACCGTGGCGGCGTACAGCATCGACAACCCTTACCTCGAGAAGCCCGTGAGAGCGGGAATCCCGTTGAGTGGTGCGGAGATTCGTTTCGCGGTTGAGCACGAGCTCGCGGTCACGGTGGCAGACGTCGTCGATCGCCGTACGCGCTGGGGCCTGGTCGACGCCGACCGCGCCGACCTCGTCGCGGCGGTACGCAAGCATGCTCCAGAGCTGATGGACACAGATCAGGAAGAAGGCTGA
- a CDS encoding chorismate-binding protein: MREQESVAVFGDRRASGVLEISHDVRSLDRGGFWVVVQTFEGQLTAVRMASVDMVRPPTTESIETPTIDDADLDTWETSLDRSAYEQGVRDIRERIARGEVYQVNLCRVLSRRIASDTDLERLASVLRQGNPAPYAAHIALPEAGLDVVCASPELYLRRRGGRLTSAPIKGTAPTVEEMLEKDYAENVMITDLIRNDLSPVSVPGTVAVDGLCVPEAHPGLTHLVSTVSGRLRDDVTWSEIFAATFPPGSVSGAPKSSALNAIRDLEHVRRGPYCGAIGWVDADRDEAELAVGIRTFWAEEDDSGRWLRFGTGAGITWGSDPSGEWWETVLKARRLVSLAAVVTDTSAEAGVEQ; the protein is encoded by the coding sequence ATGCGCGAACAGGAGTCAGTGGCGGTCTTCGGCGACCGGCGCGCGTCCGGCGTGCTCGAGATCAGTCACGACGTCCGCAGCCTCGACCGCGGCGGCTTCTGGGTGGTCGTCCAGACCTTCGAAGGGCAGCTGACGGCGGTGCGCATGGCGTCCGTCGACATGGTCAGGCCGCCCACGACTGAGTCGATCGAGACCCCCACCATCGACGACGCCGACCTGGACACGTGGGAGACCTCACTGGACCGGTCGGCGTACGAGCAGGGCGTCCGCGACATCCGCGAACGGATCGCCAGGGGAGAGGTCTACCAAGTCAACCTCTGCCGAGTGCTCTCCCGACGCATCGCGTCCGACACGGACCTCGAACGACTGGCTTCCGTTCTGCGCCAAGGCAATCCGGCGCCGTACGCCGCTCACATCGCTCTCCCCGAAGCCGGCCTTGACGTGGTGTGCGCGTCGCCCGAGCTCTACCTGCGCCGAAGGGGCGGGCGGCTGACGTCGGCGCCGATCAAGGGCACGGCACCGACCGTCGAGGAGATGCTCGAGAAGGACTACGCCGAGAACGTCATGATCACCGACCTGATCCGCAACGACTTGTCGCCGGTATCCGTCCCGGGCACGGTCGCGGTCGACGGGCTCTGTGTTCCCGAGGCGCATCCCGGGCTCACGCATCTGGTGTCGACGGTCTCCGGTCGGCTTCGCGACGACGTCACGTGGTCCGAGATCTTCGCCGCGACGTTCCCGCCCGGTTCGGTGTCTGGTGCGCCGAAGTCCTCTGCTCTCAACGCTATTCGCGACCTTGAGCACGTCCGACGCGGGCCGTACTGCGGAGCCATCGGCTGGGTCGACGCCGATCGCGACGAGGCCGAGCTGGCTGTCGGCATCCGCACCTTCTGGGCCGAGGAGGACGACAGCGGGCGATGGCTGCGCTTCGGCACAGGCGCCGGGATCACCTGGGGTTCGGACCCATCGGGGGAGTGGTGGGAGACTGTCCTGAAGGCTCGCCGGCTCGTCTCGCTGGCTGCCGTCGTGACGGATACGAGTGCAGAAGCAGGGGTGGAGCAGTGA
- a CDS encoding aminotransferase class IV, whose protein sequence is MTIRVWVDGERVDDKPALSALDHGVTVGDGVFETCKVQDRRVFARTMHHDRLDRSLAGLGLPPADREYLDEGIEAVLVETTGLVRLRYTVTSGVGPLGSERGDLGMTHIVMASEIEHPAPTTKVVTVPWPRNERGAIVGLKTTSYAENAVSLSAARRAGATEALMPNTRDELCEGTGSNVFVVVDGEVLTPPLSSGALAGVTRHLVLDWGSAAGLPVREATLPMSVLETCDELFITSSTRDVQPVSAVDGRDLSAPGPLTRAVAEAFATAAADHEDPAP, encoded by the coding sequence GTGACGATCAGGGTGTGGGTCGACGGTGAGCGCGTCGACGACAAGCCCGCTCTCAGCGCCCTCGACCACGGAGTGACCGTGGGCGACGGCGTGTTCGAGACCTGCAAGGTGCAGGACCGACGGGTGTTCGCCCGGACGATGCACCACGACCGGCTCGACCGGTCACTTGCCGGCCTGGGGCTCCCACCGGCGGATCGTGAATACCTCGACGAAGGCATCGAAGCCGTCCTCGTCGAGACCACCGGACTCGTCCGCCTCCGCTACACCGTAACCAGCGGCGTCGGCCCGCTCGGCTCCGAGCGCGGCGACCTGGGTATGACGCACATCGTGATGGCGTCCGAGATCGAGCACCCGGCGCCCACGACCAAGGTCGTCACCGTGCCGTGGCCACGCAACGAGCGCGGCGCCATCGTCGGACTCAAGACCACGTCGTACGCCGAGAACGCCGTCTCCCTCTCCGCCGCCCGCCGTGCCGGCGCGACCGAGGCACTGATGCCCAACACCCGCGACGAGCTGTGTGAGGGCACTGGCAGCAACGTGTTCGTCGTGGTTGACGGTGAGGTGCTGACGCCGCCACTGAGCTCGGGTGCGCTGGCAGGCGTCACCCGTCACCTGGTTCTCGACTGGGGGAGCGCGGCCGGTCTGCCGGTGCGCGAGGCGACGCTGCCGATGTCGGTGCTGGAGACGTGCGACGAGCTGTTCATCACCTCCTCCACCCGCGATGTACAGCCCGTCTCAGCCGTCGACGGCCGAGACCTGTCCGCACCCGGACCACTGACCCGAGCCGTCGCGGAGGCCTTCGCGACGGCGGCCGCCGACCACGAGGACCCTGCGCCGTGA
- a CDS encoding trans-sulfuration enzyme family protein produces the protein MDFADYVSSPTHSLDTLAVHAGREDLVALGVHVPPLDQSSTYPLPSIAAGGAAYERMATGARPGDDDSLVYQRLWNPNVDRFERGVARLEKADAGVAFASGMAAITACLLAAVSAGRPHIVAVRPLYGGTDHLLATGLLGTRVTWATAEEVGAKVRDDTGLVIVETPANPSLELVDIRAIVRAAGDVPVLVDNTFATPVLQQPIALGAALAVHSATKFLGGHGDLLGGVVATSHDWALRLRQVRALTGGLLAPTAAYQLHRGLQTLPMRVHGQQSRAKIVANWLAEQPEVEGVSYPGLNECDPTGLVGTQMSGPGSVLSFTMAGGYAAATVVAESCRLITHAVSLGGVDSLIQHAAALTHRPVAAYAKPDAALLRLSVGLEDPADLIADLAQALRASRSGPDNASSIETPSLVGV, from the coding sequence ATGGACTTTGCCGACTACGTCTCCTCGCCGACGCACTCCCTGGACACCCTCGCCGTCCACGCCGGGCGTGAGGACCTCGTTGCCCTGGGCGTCCATGTGCCTCCGCTCGACCAGTCGAGCACCTATCCGCTGCCGTCCATCGCAGCCGGAGGTGCGGCGTACGAGCGGATGGCGACCGGCGCGCGTCCCGGCGACGACGACTCGCTGGTCTACCAGCGGCTCTGGAACCCGAACGTCGACCGGTTCGAGCGCGGCGTGGCCCGCCTCGAGAAGGCGGACGCGGGCGTGGCCTTCGCCTCCGGCATGGCGGCCATCACCGCCTGCCTGCTCGCCGCGGTGTCCGCCGGGCGACCGCACATCGTCGCCGTCCGACCTCTGTACGGCGGCACCGACCACCTGCTGGCCACCGGGCTCCTGGGGACCCGCGTGACGTGGGCGACTGCAGAGGAGGTGGGCGCCAAGGTCCGTGACGACACCGGCCTGGTGATCGTGGAGACGCCGGCCAATCCCAGCCTTGAGCTCGTCGACATCAGGGCCATCGTCCGGGCCGCGGGCGACGTACCCGTGCTCGTTGACAACACCTTCGCCACCCCCGTCCTTCAGCAGCCGATCGCCCTTGGCGCGGCGTTGGCCGTGCACTCGGCAACCAAGTTCCTCGGCGGTCACGGAGACCTGCTCGGCGGCGTCGTTGCGACGAGCCACGACTGGGCGTTGCGTCTGCGTCAGGTACGCGCATTGACCGGCGGCCTGCTGGCGCCCACCGCTGCATACCAGCTGCACCGGGGCCTCCAGACCCTCCCGATGCGCGTCCACGGACAGCAGTCCAGAGCCAAGATCGTCGCGAACTGGCTCGCCGAGCAGCCAGAGGTCGAAGGCGTGTCCTACCCGGGGCTCAACGAGTGCGATCCGACCGGGCTCGTCGGCACCCAGATGTCCGGACCGGGATCCGTGCTGTCGTTCACGATGGCCGGCGGTTACGCCGCCGCCACCGTGGTCGCAGAGTCCTGCCGACTCATCACCCATGCAGTCTCACTCGGCGGGGTGGACAGTCTCATCCAGCACGCCGCCGCCCTGACCCACAGGCCCGTCGCAGCCTACGCCAAGCCAGACGCCGCGCTCCTTCGCCTCTCCGTCGGCCTCGAGGACCCTGCCGATCTCATCGCCGATCTGGCGCAGGCACTTCGAGCCTCCCGAAGCGGTCCGGACAATGCATCGTCGATCGAGACGCCGAGTCTCGTCGGGGTTTAG